atGGAGGCTAAATAGGTTTGGCATCTCCTCTAACGTTATGTAAAATTTCTACCACTGCACTATGATATGGCAACTGCTCTTCTTTGGACCGCAaagctttcagcaagtggttagAACAGCAGAGCTCAAAATTGAACATAAACTCCCAGCCTTACAGGACATCTATCAGACTCGCTGCTTGAGAAAGGCTCGCTGCATCATCAAGGACCACACTCACCCTGCTCATTACCATCTGGCAGATGCTTATGATCCATCCGATCATGCACAACCTGACTGAAGAACAGCTTCTGTCTTCAAGCCATCAGACTACTTAACAATCAGCTGTCCTCCATCTAAAAACCGTAATACATGCTGGTCTTATGTTTACTTTGTTTGTACTTGCACTGCCACTTTTTAATATTCCTGCGTGTTACCCTGTGACAATCTATAATGACATTTTGGACATTGCTCTACTCAGGAATACATCTGAATGTGtgctgctcttaagtttatttattgcatctgcactgccactttaattttcTTTCATGTAGCTCTGTGTCACTCTGCAATGACATTTTAAACACCGTTCTACCCCAGTAATCATATTAGTAAATCAGGACTACTTATGAACACTTTAACTCTTAACACTGACTACCTATATTGTATTTGCCACTGAAACTTATGTGTATATAATGCTCTGtccatgtctttctgtctatggGCACTGAAGTCACTCAAAAATCTCAGTGCTCTCCAGGTACGTCTATGTCTTTTATttcttgttattgtcactgtacTATGAGTGagcctcgtcacaagcatttcaatccccagttttccccagtgtaaactatgcaaatgacaaataaatgcctcttgactcTGGACTCCTTGACTCTTGATGAGAATGCTGCCCCTGTCTCAACGGAGGTACCGAAAAGTTCGGAAGATGAGACCGGAGCATTGAGAAGAAAGCCCCTTTCTTTCCTCcccatgtctgccaggttcacccacagatgtctctccgttacCACCATGGCTACCATAGACCTAtccatggcggaggcggcctgcttggtagcatggagagagaggtctgtggtgcgACGCAGCTTGACTACCTgaatggcaaagagggagatttaagagatGGTGTTTCCTCCACAGAGAGAGCTAGCCAGCAAATCTTCTACAGGGGGCACCCTGTCATAACCGTTTTCGTGCATCGCCCTCGATGTTAGCATAACttgtatgctgaaaccgatggatgcgagaagaaaataaCTTCTGGAAAATAACTTCTAACTTCTGGATGTTGgaaggcaagaatggaaggctcacttgggctggagggctatggtcagacaaATAACGCTCATCGAGGTGACCTCGCGGCGTCACTTTGCTGGCCCGCTTCCATGGCAAGTCCAAATTTGCCGTGGCATGATCCATAATCTCTAACAGCTccacatacgcagggcaggaggattgataaggctcagcctcagcttcttcgccacactcagacatctcctgctcttcctgggtcaacccagcagagcactaacttcagaatcagaaagggttaatgacaacgcatcttcctccTGCAGTTCACTCTCATCTGCCACCGAAGAGCacaaaagggaaagtccctctctaaactcctcagcgagatccaccttCATCATAAtggaataaatgtttttctctaatacacatttaATGGCATCGTTTTATTCAATgatttttgaaacctccatttgccagtttaacagctgtGATTTTTTTCCTATAATCCTATAAAGGTTCTTTTTGACAATtctttttaaggttttctgaccccAAGACTCTGTTTTTGCAATTCTCCAGCTTtggtccttggagagtctttagccaatCAAACTCTCCTTATCACCGTGCATTAGGACCATATAGACATgccctcttccaggcagattcgtaacattttctgttgattggaaccccttaattattgccctgatggtggataTGGGACTTTTCACTtatctagctcttttcttaaaccCACTTCacaaatttgtgaagctcaataaTCTTTTGCATAACATCAGAAATatagtctttgttttttttctcattgtgatggatgataaagggaatttgggctttgttttccctcctctttatatttccgTGAAACAGGGaaccatggctggataattttatgtttataatcatgctggagtgctcaaaattgtgaatatgaatgagaATAtatttcagagatattttactcataagaatttctcggggtgccaataattgtgtccaatgtgtatatgagaaaaacatttatttttataacaatatttccccccattttaaattattatcatccaatgtgtgtgtgtgtgtatatatatatatatatatatatatatatatatatatatatatgtatatatatatatatatatatatatatatatatatatatatatatatatatatatattttcttcttcttagcTGTCCATCGTGTTCGATGATAACGCTTGCTCCAGGGATAGGGATGGGGGGTGGGGGTTCAGCAACCTTGCCGCTGGTGCCACTTCTCATGGGCGTAAAGTCCGATCCTTGATCCGCACACTCGACCGCAGATGGAGCAGGGGAAACCAGATACCAGGGGGGTACCAGCCGCCCGTTGGTGTCTCTTGATTCGCCTCATGGATCGTTGGTCTTGGTTGGTTTGGTGTATTTGAGAGACCGCAGCAGCACAGGTGGCCTGCCAGGCTGATCGGTCAAGTGCCAGAGATTCTAGCTTCGTGAGGGGGATGTTTGCCCGCTTAAGGAGGTCCCTGGTATAGTCCTTAAAACGATGCTTTTGCCCTCCAGCGGAATGTTTCGCAACCACTAGTTGACTGTAAAGGACTTGGCGGGGCAGGCGATGTTCAGGCATGCGTATGGTGTGCCCTATCCAACGCAGATGTTTTCTGGCCACAGCAGCTTCCATACAGATTGAGTTGGTGTTGCTGAGGATGACTGTATGGGGGATTCGATCTTTCCAGGACAAGCTGAGGATTTTTTGTAAGCAGCGAATATGGAAGGCTTCTAGGTGGATGATGTGCTGGCGGTATGAGGTCCATGACTCTGCCCCATAAAGAAGAGTGGAGAGACATACCGCATTGTAAACAGCAACCTTGGTACTGACCTTCAGGTTACGATTTTCAAAAACCCTGCTGCGTAGGCGTCCAAAAGATGATGAGGCTTTATTTATCCGAGTGTGTATTTCTGTGTCAAGGGAGCTGCTTGAGGACAGAGTGGAGCCGAGGTAGGTGAAGTGGTCCACTGATTTAAGTGGAACACCATTTATGTGAAAACTGGGGGGTGTGGGAACGGGGGTGGTGAGATGGAACATGACCTCGGTTTTTTGAGTGTTAACCTGCAGGCCGAAAGATTGGTACAAACTGGATATGGTGTTAAGGGCGTACTGCATAGAGTCTGGGCTGTGGGCTAAGACTGCACAGTCATCAGCATACTGAAGCTCACAGATCTGGCgggtctttgtctttgtgtgagcTTGAAGCCGACGAATGTTGAAGAGGCTTCCGTCAAGTCGGTATTCCACATGGACACCGTCTTCATGTCCCAGGACACGGTGGAAAAGGCAGGTGATGGCAGAGAGGAGGATGTTAAAGAGCATCGGAGCCAGGACACAGCCTTGCTTCACCCCAACGTTTACCCCGAAAGACTCTGATTGGAGTTCTCCCATGAGGACTCTGGCTTTCATCCCGTCATGCAGCTGCTGTAGGATGCTGAGAAACTTGGGTGGTACCCCAATTTTGGTTAGGTATTTCCAGAGCAACTCACGGTTGATGGTGTCAAAGGCTTTGCTGAGATCGATGAAGGCTACGTAAAGGTCTTTGTGATGCTCTCGACTCTTCTCCAGCAGCTGCCTCAAGACAAAAACCATGTCTGTTGTGGATCTGGTCTTCCGGAAGCCACACTGCGTTTCCGGAAGCACAGCTTCCGAGATGTGCTCAACCAGTCTGCTGAGCATGATCTTGGCCAGTACTTTCCCTGCGATGGAGAGGAGAGATATCCCACGGCTGTTGCCACAGACTGCTCGGTCTCCTTTCTGCTTGTATATGACAACAATGTTAGCATCCTTCCAGTCCTGTGGGAGGGTCCCATGTTCCCAGATGTTTTGAATCAGGAGGTGCAGGCGACGCGTGAGGGTGTATCCTCCATGTTTGAAAACCTCTGCAGGGATTCCATCGGGTCCAgcgcttttgttgtttttcagacCTGAAATAGCTTGCCGGAGTTCTGAGAAAAGTGGTGGAGTATCCAGGTGCATGGTTGGTGGCAAGTCTGGCAGATTATCCAGGATGTGTTGGTCAACAGGGTTGGTGTGGTTGAAGAGATTCTCAGAgattctctctctatatatatatatagacacacacacacacacacacacacacacacacacatacaggtgctggtcatataattagaatatcatcaaaaagttggtttatttcaataattctattcaaaaagtgaaactcaCATACTTatgaattttgatgattataactgacaactaaggaaaatcccaaattcaggacgtttgacaccttgcacaaggagggcaagacacaaaaggtcattgcaaaagagtctGGCTtatcacagagctctgtgtccaagcacattaatagagaggcgaagggaaggaaaagatgtggtagaaaaaagtgcaCAAGCAAAAGGAATAAATGTGAGGTttgtgaggtttacctgcacagcactactcgctggtctccgttacatatacatatatatatatatatatatatatatatatatatatatatatatatatatatatatatatatatatatatatatatataaatcctttgtctttcttttataaaattttgttgttttgtaatttattGAACCATGCTTGAGCTAGTCACACCACAGGACAATTCtgagaatttccaaaaaaaaaaaaaaaaaaacccttaattTTTATCTTATGGGACAGTGATAATGCCATGACACATTTAGAATCCATTTCAATTTTGTCAtttagttacatgtaactagttacttccCAACACTGATGATGCTACAATGTAACCTTAAATCTTATATAAAATCAGATGCATAATTTTGAGTTCTTAAATAATAACTACTTTCTGATACCAACTGAATGTCTGCCTCCATCAGATGATGCTTCAAGAGTGAAGTTATCAGTGTGTGGCAGTCCCTTTGATGATTACATCAATGCCAACTACATCCCAGTGAGTATATATAGTAAACAGAAGTGAACATTTCTGaagcgtttttttatttatttattctaagcatttctttctttctttctttcttactttctttctttcttttctttttttttttttgaacagggCTACAATTCAAGAAAAGAGTTTATAGCAGCTCAGGGTCCACTGCCCGTCACAGTGAATGAATTCTGGAGAATGGTCTGGGAGAAGAATGTCTTCACCATAGTGATGCTGACCAGATGCAATGAGATGGGACGAGTAAGTTttcataatgaaatattaatatttctatttaaaaataatatatatttttatggcaTTTTATTCGATAGGACAGTAGTTAGACAGGACTCGAACTCGGGACGCCCAAAGCACAATGACGCTACATGTCGGCATGCTGCCTATATGAGGCTATGGTCACCAACCATTGTGACATATTACTAGTCACACTGAAAAGTggtaaaatgtgaaaatgtaaattgtaaagaTAACCAGCACTCTGTCATTTTCTCCAGGTGAAATGTGAAAAGTACTGGCCATCTGGGACTAATCATTATCAAAACATCTCTGTGACAACCACCTCAGAGATAGACCTGGAGAGCTGGACCATAAGAGACTTCAGaatcaaaaatgtaaagtaaCACTTCCTGCACCTGATATCTCCATTTATTCCTTCAGTAGTATACTGGAGTGATTttcttgtttgttatttttaaatcagtaatattttacaataatatgaTGGATTATTCTTTAGGTAAAAACAGCAGAAACTCGCTACGTACGTCAGTTTCACTTCACGGCGTGGCCGGATCATGGAGTTCCACAGACTACTGAAGTCCTCATTGACTTCAGACACCTGGTCAGAGAACACATGGACCAATACTCACGCCACTCTCCAACTGTGGTTCATTGCAGGTAAGTTCCTATTAACAAGCATTcacaaactgatattacaatgcAAACATCAAATTTGCCAATTGTTAGTTTAAACTTATACTTTATTATTTGACCTCCATATTTTTTAGTGCCGGTGTGGGAAGAACAGGGACCTTCATCGCCATTGACCACCTGACCTTCCAGATTGAAAGAGACAGCATGGTGGACATCTATGGAATCGTTAATGATATGCGCATGCACAGGCCTCTTATGGTGCAGACTGAGGTAAGGTTTTCTGAGGATCAGTATTATGTTAAGCTTGttcttcctcaaaaaaaaaaaaaaaaaaaagaggttacaGTGAGGCACTTGAAAGAATGAAAGTAAATGCAGCCAGCTTTTACAGCAGAAATGTGAGGCTTATAATTTTGTAAAAGCACTTAATTTATTGTAAGAAAGCAGACAGAGCCAGATGATTCTTTACAACAGAGGGAGCAGAAAGGGcaactgtggcctaatggttagaaagttggacttgtaacccgaaggctGCAGGTTCAAATCTCGGTGCTGGCAGAAGTGACCATAGATGATGAGGTGTAGGCAGTGGAAGGAGCTTTCCAGCAGCATGCATCATCTAAACATATTCCGGGTTAGCTAAATCACTAAAATACAATCTAGAGAAGAACAAGGGCAAACAGGCCTGGTGAAGGTTTGACACTGCAGAGGTATTTCATGTTGCAATGTGATGACCTGAAGCAAATGGTGGGACACTTAAAGCCAGTGGTGCTTACTTAAGTAGTGACCAGTTGCCAATATGATACTTCTGCTTGGCGgaaagcaggttttttttttttttttgagcgggGTGGTGCTGTTGATATGAATGCCATCTTTAGTTATAGGAAGGATTAAGCCGGTCAGATGGTGAGGGGGATGACAACGACCAGGGATGTCAAAATTCTGCAGGGCTGTGGCCcaccaggaattgagtttgacaccccttaTCTAGACCAATGATGTATCCTATACCCAAATTATTCTGTTgaatgtattgtattattttaactttaaagctGTTTTAATAATCACTGTTGCTTTTTTGGAGGAAGAAAGAGGAACTCTCCTTATCAAGTCAAAATGATTTGCATTAATAACTTTATGAAACAAGAAATATCGATTGAGCTTAACTCAAGCTAAACCGAAAATATTTCTTTAAGATGACATTTACATAAAAACTAGTGTTGACATTTGTTCTGTGAAGAAACTGCCAAAGTAAGTTCTTATACTCAGacactgttttttcttcttttttttctgttttctacaACAGGAGCAGTATGTTTACCTCCACCAATGTGCGTATGACATAATTCGATCAAGAACTGGAACCAATGTGGACTTAATTTACCAGAACGCAGAAGCTATCAGCATCTATCAGAATTTAGaatatcataaatcataaatgtcCATGGCCTCAAGATAGCCGTTGCCCAACAATCAGAGAAATTGAAGACTGCAGAAATTTAAGCATACTTtaagtttcacacacacacacacacacacacacacatatatatatatatatgcacacatcacTGGATGTAATTCCTTTCTTACAATACTCAAAGCTTTTGAGTAATATTTGAattttaatgaatacatttaaaaggttacactggaaAAATACAGCCATTTTCTACgataataatttaaagtaaacAGCAAGTAATTGTATTTATGATATTTCAATCAAGAGA
The sequence above is drawn from the Carassius gibelio isolate Cgi1373 ecotype wild population from Czech Republic chromosome B25, carGib1.2-hapl.c, whole genome shotgun sequence genome and encodes:
- the LOC128014216 gene encoding receptor-type tyrosine-protein phosphatase eta, which translates into the protein MILYTLLYILYIFIMVHSNIGLRIEDYEEYFKQKHKDSNCGFAEEYEELKTVGTAQSKNIALAVENKPKNRYSNVLPYDASRVKLSVCGSPFDDYINANYIPGYNSRKEFIAAQGPLPVTVNEFWRMVWEKNVFTIVMLTRCNEMGRTPGQRTHGPILTPLSNCGSLQCRCGKNRDLHRH